In Solidesulfovibrio sp., the following proteins share a genomic window:
- a CDS encoding pilus assembly protein PilZ, with product MKDALVPVVRTGLDLHFGRLVSRTPDTEEEPLFADAALTLARRIGEHLLRHDAGAAVDAGVMRYALGRDDVLPAWLVNRGLVASENDRASLEPALLGVLDNEFNQRRYFDYVAGEMLYHRWRWLPETQRKPALADRVGDARDNPFCIEINTFDYVLKFNGEVLGKALADRDVLHWYVRSIGSVVLLPLVTKPVFEFTARLVEAKYKTPFILTLFKSLFTKAGQLPPVDRYGVLVLGDILKLLGLRDYHNAARQDHPELCSGNVGVLELLRHILDRFDNPTARMSCDARFRLGGDPPQSLINRLAALYWLRRTLDAAMAIQGKKAAPARGMRVEERTVLEAAFKQKSILYFRLFDDPNDSAINPCHIKALDKASMVVQSPRGNRLNEAGPGQEVHGYFSITGANRKSTYLDFRSNVLAVEDAEPSYCLVELTLPAAFELTRRSHKRLPLDPSQLAAFEMAAPPPGADWTAFSNLEKWPAPFCIIPDSASHCHIKDLSAGGLMLEIHQDAPAHEYFNERNKDYPLLASMHLVGRTGIADLKLGLRLDIKRIRDFPPLRKKYVGFQFVEAGEIRHDRLVRFAPVGKDGIFLIDDWIFRNSIGR from the coding sequence ATGAAAGATGCTCTGGTTCCCGTTGTGCGAACCGGCCTGGACCTCCATTTCGGCCGCCTCGTCTCCCGGACTCCCGATACCGAGGAAGAGCCCCTGTTCGCCGATGCGGCCCTGACCCTGGCCCGCCGGATCGGGGAGCATCTGCTGCGCCATGATGCCGGGGCGGCGGTCGATGCCGGCGTCATGCGCTACGCCCTGGGCCGCGACGACGTCCTGCCGGCCTGGCTTGTCAACAGGGGGCTGGTGGCCAGCGAAAACGACCGGGCTTCCCTGGAGCCGGCCCTGCTCGGGGTGTTGGACAACGAGTTCAACCAGCGGCGGTATTTCGACTATGTGGCCGGGGAGATGCTCTATCACCGCTGGCGCTGGCTGCCGGAAACGCAAAGGAAGCCGGCCCTGGCCGACCGGGTGGGCGATGCCAGGGACAACCCCTTTTGCATCGAGATCAACACCTTCGATTACGTCCTCAAATTCAACGGCGAAGTCCTGGGCAAGGCCTTGGCCGATCGGGACGTCCTGCATTGGTATGTCCGGTCCATCGGCTCCGTCGTCCTGCTGCCCCTGGTCACCAAGCCCGTGTTCGAATTCACCGCCCGCCTGGTCGAGGCCAAATACAAGACGCCGTTCATCCTGACGCTGTTTAAAAGCCTTTTCACCAAGGCCGGCCAGTTGCCGCCGGTGGACCGGTACGGCGTGCTGGTCCTCGGCGACATCCTCAAGCTCCTGGGCCTGCGCGACTATCACAACGCGGCCCGGCAGGACCATCCGGAGCTGTGTTCCGGGAACGTGGGCGTCCTGGAGTTGTTGCGCCACATCCTGGACCGCTTCGACAACCCCACCGCCCGCATGTCCTGCGACGCCCGGTTCCGCCTGGGCGGCGATCCGCCCCAGTCCCTGATCAACCGGCTCGCGGCCCTGTACTGGCTGCGGCGCACCCTCGACGCGGCCATGGCCATCCAGGGCAAGAAGGCCGCGCCCGCCCGGGGCATGCGCGTGGAGGAGCGCACCGTCCTCGAGGCGGCCTTCAAACAGAAAAGCATCCTCTATTTCCGCCTCTTCGACGATCCCAACGATTCGGCCATAAATCCCTGCCACATCAAGGCCCTGGACAAGGCGTCCATGGTCGTGCAGTCGCCGCGCGGCAACAGGCTCAACGAGGCCGGTCCCGGCCAGGAGGTCCATGGCTATTTTTCCATCACCGGGGCCAACCGCAAAAGCACCTACCTCGATTTCCGCTCCAACGTGCTTGCCGTGGAGGATGCCGAGCCTTCCTACTGCCTGGTGGAGCTGACCCTGCCGGCCGCCTTCGAGCTGACCAGGCGCTCCCACAAGCGCCTGCCCCTGGACCCGAGCCAGTTGGCCGCTTTCGAAATGGCCGCGCCGCCTCCGGGAGCGGACTGGACGGCGTTTAGCAACCTGGAAAAATGGCCGGCCCCGTTTTGCATCATCCCCGACAGCGCTTCCCATTGCCACATCAAGGACCTCTCGGCCGGCGGGCTCATGCTGGAAATCCACCAGGACGCCCCGGCCCATGAATATTTCAACGAACGCAACAAGGACTATCCCCTGCTGGCCTCGATGCACCTGGTGGGCCGCACGGGCATCGCGGACCTCAAGCTCGGGCTGCGGCTGGATATCAAGCGCATCCGGGACTTTCCGCCGCTGCGCAAGAAGTACGTGGGCTTTCAGTTCGTCGAGGCCGGCGAGATCCGCCACGATCGCCTGGTCCGGTTCGCCCCGGTGGGCAAGGACGGGATATTCCTCATCGATGACTGGATCTTCCGCAATTCCATCGGGCGCTGA
- a CDS encoding AAA family ATPase, with protein MTGIDPARLAEAAGRVAAFRAAMATVLVGRAELADRLLTALVCRGHVLIEGVPGLAKTLAVKTLAAAVRADFRRVQFTPDLLPADIAGTEVYQPASGAFSVRKGPVFTNILLADEINRAPSKVQSALLEAMAERRVTIGGETFPLPEPFFVLATQNPIEQEGTYPLPEAQVDRFLLCLVLGYPGADEEKEIVRRACLAEAPAAPAALSRDDVLELAALAGTVRLDERLLDYIVALTRATRDPAAAGRPELGGRIAYGASPRAAIALAATARATALLDGRGYVTPGDIKAMAPDVLRHRILCTYEALAEGLTPEAAAAMLLETVPIP; from the coding sequence ATGACTGGAATCGATCCGGCGCGGCTGGCCGAGGCGGCCGGGCGCGTCGCGGCCTTCCGGGCGGCCATGGCCACGGTCCTGGTCGGCCGGGCCGAGTTGGCCGACAGGCTGCTGACGGCGCTTGTGTGCCGGGGGCACGTGCTCATCGAGGGCGTGCCCGGCCTGGCCAAGACCCTGGCGGTCAAGACCCTGGCCGCGGCCGTGCGGGCCGATTTCCGCCGGGTGCAGTTCACCCCGGACCTGCTGCCGGCCGACATCGCCGGCACCGAGGTCTACCAGCCGGCCAGCGGCGCTTTTTCCGTGCGCAAGGGCCCCGTTTTCACCAACATCCTGTTGGCCGACGAGATCAACCGCGCCCCCTCCAAGGTCCAGTCGGCCCTGCTCGAGGCCATGGCCGAGCGGCGCGTGACCATCGGCGGCGAAACCTTCCCCCTGCCCGAGCCTTTCTTCGTCCTGGCCACCCAGAACCCCATCGAGCAGGAGGGCACCTATCCCCTGCCCGAGGCGCAGGTGGACCGATTCCTCCTGTGCCTGGTCCTGGGCTATCCCGGGGCGGACGAGGAGAAGGAGATCGTGCGCCGGGCCTGCCTGGCCGAGGCCCCGGCCGCCCCGGCCGCCTTGTCGCGCGACGACGTGCTGGAGCTTGCGGCCCTGGCCGGCACGGTGCGCCTGGACGAGCGGCTGCTCGACTACATCGTGGCCCTGACGCGGGCCACGCGGGACCCGGCGGCGGCCGGCCGGCCCGAGCTTGGCGGCCGCATCGCCTACGGCGCCTCGCCCCGGGCGGCCATCGCCCTGGCCGCGACCGCCCGGGCCACGGCCCTTCTCGACGGCCGGGGCTACGTCACCCCGGGCGACATCAAGGCCATGGCCCCGGACGTGCTGCGCCACCGGATTTTGTGCACCTACGAGGCCCTGGCCGAGGGCCTCACACCCGAGGCGGCCGCGGCCATGCTCCTGGAGACGGTCCCGATCCCGTGA